GCTCATGCTGCTGAGGGCGCGCAACCGGCGGACGGTATGGGCCGTGTTTTCGATGGCAAAGTCGACTTCTTCCTCGGTATTGAACCGCCCCAAGCCAAAGCGGAGACTGGCGCGGGTGAGATCATCGGACAGGCCAATCGCCCGCAAGACGTGGCTCGGTTCGGGATTGGCCGAGGTGCAGGCGCTGCCGGAACTGACGGCCAGATCGCGCATGTTCATCATCAAGGCCTCGCCATCGACGTAGGCGAAGCTGAGATTGAGATTGCCGGCGAGGCGGAGACCTGGTTGGTCGAGCGCGGGGCCATTCACGGCCACCCCTTCGAGCGCGGTCATCAGCCCATGGGCCAGCCGATCGCGCAAGCTGGCGAGTCGGGCAGACTCGGCGGCAAGGTTTTCCAGGCACAATCCTAGCGCGGCGGCGAAGCCGACGATGCCGGGGACATTGAGCGTGCCGCTGCGAAAACCCCATTCCTGGCCACCGCCATCGACCAACGGTTGCAGCCGAACGCTGGGGGCGCGGCGGCGCACGTAGAGCGCGCCGATCCCTTTGGGACCATAAATCTTGTGGGCGGTGAAGCTCAACAGGTCGACTTGCAGCCGATCGACATCGACCGGCAGCTTGCCAA
This Pirellulales bacterium DNA region includes the following protein-coding sequences:
- a CDS encoding aminotransferase class V-fold PLP-dependent enzyme — encoded protein: MDLPIYMDNHATTRVDPKVVAAMAPYWSEIYGNAGSTSHSFGHQAHEAVETARAQIAQTIGASEREIVFTSGATESNNLAIRGVAERRRRRGSHLVSVTTEHRAVLDPLEKLSRRGYEVTLLQPQQMGSPRCGWLDPQQVADALRDDTCLVSVMLANNEIGVIQPLAEIGRHCRERGVLLHCDATQAVGKLPVDVDRLQVDLLSFTAHKIYGPKGIGALYVRRRAPSVRLQPLVDGGGQEWGFRSGTLNVPGIVGFAAALGLCLENLAAESARLASLRDRLAHGLMTALEGVAVNGPALDQPGLRLAGNLNLSFAYVDGEALMMNMRDLAVSSGSACTSANPEPSHVLRAIGLSDDLTRASLRFGLGRFNTEEEVDFAIENTAHTVRRLRALSSMS